Part of the Leptodactylus fuscus isolate aLepFus1 chromosome 6, aLepFus1.hap2, whole genome shotgun sequence genome, aggaggatccactcgtttccaaaaaagggggatacaagcccgggcagcgaggatcaggaatctaagtagggaacgcttaaagacctttacagaagactcacaatgattaaggaggaacagggcagggcccaaatggtgagaagtttcagtaagctggagggttatccgcttgaccccctcccagaaggacgaaagggcaggacaggaccaaaaaatatttgagatatttatggcatatccaacgAATATGCCATAAATTTTTGATAGATGTAGATACCACCTCTGAGGCACACCTATCTTCAGAAGAGGGTCTTCTGACGCCCTGTCCTGCCAGGTACCGCAGCTGCTATGAATGGTGAATGGGCAACTctctccattcattcttatggcagTTTCTAAAAAAAAGTGAGCACACTTGTGGTTGCCTAGATTTTATTTTGTGTTGACGACAATGGCAATGGTATAATACAGCAGATCGGCCATTTCAGTTGAGTGGGTGGAGTAGATGAATGATCTTTTGTAgtgtatattgtacagtatatctcGGACATGATACTCATATTTGATGCTGATGGAGGACATGTGAAGAGATATTTGGTGACTACATAATAACAGGTTATGGTAGGAGAGCAAGCAGATAAATGCCATTGCATAAAGTCAAATAATGGCAAAAAAGTAAAGGACATCTTTGGTTGAGAGATGTTGGGGTTCGGTAATGATAAGATGTTTGGACCAGAATTCTAATATTTACATTTCTCTCCCAGATTTCATCTTCAGGAGAAGCTGGAAGCTGCAAAGAAACACAAGGACAACCTAGAGAAAGTTATAGAAACCTATGGTCATGAAGTTTGGAAGAAATTCGATGCACAGCTTCATGAGAAGTTCCCAACATTCATGGAAAAAGTAGTCCCAGTTCTGAGGGAATTCGATGATGCTTTAGAAGAGCAACTTAAGAAAATGGTAAAAGAAGTTGTGCCAGCCGGATCTGATCTTATAGCTGGAATAAGTAGCCATGTCATACAATTCTTAGAAAAGCTGGAAGGCTTTGCTATAAAGAGTCGGGACAACCTGCGTACTGAGGTAGACATCCTACGTGGCAAGCTGCAGCCCTATGCGGATAAAGTCCATGAAGAATACAAGCAATATCGCAACGATATGGAAGGTGAATTGCAGAAGGATTATAAGGAGATGAAGGAGAGGGCACAGAAGAGCTATGAGAACCTGAAGAAACATGCTGAGCCTCATCTCGAAAACTTAAGAAAAAAATTTCCAGATTGGAAAGAATTACACACAAAATTAGAAGAGCTGATGAAGGAGCTGAAAGAGTATATGGTAGCTGCAGAATAAAGACACCGCCAGAGGCATGAAAGAAGAAAATGTCATTCTGATTTCTAACTGTGCTGATTTACAATGAGTGTCTTTGTAATGAGCTCTATGTCTTTATAAAATGCTCAGTGTACTGTCTCCATTCAATTCACTATATTAAACTTTCTTCAATGCTAAACTACTGGATCCCTGATTTATATCGTATGTCTCAAAATAATATTACGTTGTAACACATGAAATAGTCGCAGAATACAATAAACACTTTCACATTTGGGATATGATATGTAGGGTATACCATCAATTATTCCatagatgcaggtcccacctCTGGTAGAAACATCTTCATTGAGAATGGAAACCCTGCCCATAGCTAAGGGTGAATGGAACACACGCCATGCATGCAAGGAGGCTTGTATCATCTTAAAAGTGAATAGGGAGAGGTATGTATGCCGGCACTCTCCACTCATTGCAC contains:
- the LOC142210521 gene encoding uncharacterized protein LOC142210521, which produces MKVVLLSVALLFFTGAQGRYFWQQDEPHQEQTHDDAISSVLHDAIAILTRTYGELDFKKIAKEFHLQEKLEAAKKHKDNLEKVIETYGHEVWKKFDAQLHEKFPTFMEKVVPVLREFDDALEEQLKKMVKEVVPAGSDLIAGISSHVIQFLEKLEGFAIKSRDNLRTEVDILRGKLQPYADKVHEEYKQYRNDMEGELQKDYKEMKERAQKSYENLKKHAEPHLENLRKKFPDWKELHTKLEELMKELKEYMVAAE